The Aedes aegypti strain LVP_AGWG chromosome 1, AaegL5.0 Primary Assembly, whole genome shotgun sequence sequence gagcaggctctgtcccagtggggacttaacgccaaaaagaagaagaagaagaagaagaagaagaagaagggcaaCAGCCTCGTGGAAGACATTCACGTATGTTCATTCAGATATTGACGTGAGCGTATCAGAGCAACCCAATTTTTTGAAGGAGGATTGGAAACAAACTATTGATACTAGCTCTAATCGACTATAAAAGTGATTACATGGCTTATATTCTAACTATGTTTGTGCTATATTCATGCTcagaaccatttttttttctaaacaacaacattgttaattgtcaatttatttgttttGCCTTTCAATCGGTTCAACATAAAACACatcaatcaattaaatttaaaccatTAATCTATGGAAAAAAACATACTTTAGCCACTCCGGTAAGTTAAATGTggttaaatatttctaattaaaGTGGGGATttgctcgttgggggtccgctacatggaattactcgatggttggatgtttgctggttggaaaaaaaatccaactaaaaagcacttgaATGTTAAgagaagatgtcaaactgactttgacgtctgagtaccgtcgcattgaagtctctatatatagaacaaatgtgtatgtatgtatatgtgcgtttcgtgacgatttgctctccagaaACGTTAGTCTGgaacattttcaccagctgtcagtcattccaactaacgggttggattcgctagatggaaggcagccGTATTCCAACTATCGTATCCCCGCTGTATAACAAAttttatactagttgagaatagttttaccaaatttttgaGCGTTTCTGTAGGATAGCACCTAAATTGCGAAATTTAAATAAgggttttattgaaatttttcagttaaaaacttgaaatcaagatttcttgagatttctcctagggtttttttttaaaaagctcAGAGGTGCAGTGCAGagtgacctcaggaatcgagccctgtgctcagatttgatggacaatacacgggaaaaaattctgtggtaaaaattactattgtagctgactacgcccattcttgaaactaccatggaatttcagaccaatttactatgtttacggtacatcgcaccacattactggtacgtTTGATAggaataatttacaacaatctgatttcgacaacagacatggtagaatcaagtgcatttctggtctgctgaaaattgccggtgcgagcgcttaagttaaccccctaaaatggtagtttttacagtaaattttttttgcgtgtagggagatattcaaaactgaaaaggcaacagatggctctttttcaatggtagtaaaaacgaaatcctgaagcaaagaaatcacgacggaagatgaactaaacacaaaaagttatgtattcactttacacttgacttctaatcactacttttttgatccagtttcctaattgcaagtattttacaattttcattattttccatacatttttacagttctccgactaccattctttcAGGTGCTTGtattggaagtttgagaaatttgggAACCGAGCGTAACGCGAACAAttcaaacacagacaaacagacgtaacacttagaacaaatcccgaccaaaatcatagtcacgatgacatgcACGCCCAATGCTAacatcggtgtgtttggccgatggaccaacagatggcggtagtgtgtaaacgtcaaacgcgaacaaaaacgatgcgagcgctgcgggtggtggattggccacctaccatatatttgaatcggccgttaaaaaggtggtcgatggacatcggggagagtgtgacgtctgtttgtctgtgattcaaacatcagtgtcgccgctcggcggccggtaagagaaactgaatgttcgaaagcttgttgtctgtaatttttgccgctgtcgccaactgttagcgtttgagaacaaaacaAACAGTCATTATCCTATTATCTTTCATTTATGGgcccattcataaatttcataacgctttagggggtgggtgggaGTTCGAACATTgctacggctcatacaaaaattgtagagtatcaatacaaaaagcgtcacgagggggtgggtgggtgtccaaaatgaccAATTTAAGCGTTATGATAAATATGAACAAGCCCTATTATGGCGGTGCACCGTGTACTGTGcattacggcaaaatcaaatggaggtggccaaattatatacacgcaaaaaaattgtgcggtaaaaactaccattttagggggttaacttaagcgctcgcaccgacaattttcagcagaccagaaatgcgcttgattttaccatgtccgTAGTCAAAATCAGACTGTTGTaatttatttctgtcaaatgtaccagtaatgtggtgggatgtaccgtaaacatagtaaattggtctgaaattccatggtagcacagagaaacagacgtaacacttagaacaaatcgcgatcaaaatcatagtcgcgaaaacatgtacgcccaatgctaaaaacactgtaggtggccgatggaccaacaggtggcggtagtgtgtaaacgtcaaacacgaacaaaaacgacgcgagcgctgcaggtggtcgattgaccacctaccatatattcgaatcgaacgttaaaaagttggtcgatggacagcagtgagagtgtgacgtctgtttgtctgtgatggtagtttcaagaatgggcgtagtcagctaaaatagtcatttttactacagaattttttcccctgtacGCGTAACGCTCCGTCTGAGGAGCTCTTTTCAAATCTtgcgctagaagaaacgtaatcTCTCCAATTATTGTGCTGCTACCTAGCAGATATTTGGTGCAACCAAAGTTCTTTTTTCAGTGTcgccaatagaaatattagtagtagaacgctaatggcgttgttgtcacgaaactgattttaattattattaccttaaattatggatttccattgtttgttcaataccatgtcgttgttttggtttcTTAAAtcaatctgacactttgagacccggtactcaagctgtcagttcgtggcaaactagatgttagtaacacgaacagcagtgacattagcattcttaggttaatgcttctactgtgtCGCCCAATGCTGCCCCCACCCACGCACTTTGACAGTCTGACCACCCTCTGTCACTCTCGCCGGCTCCGAACTgaaaacatcaacaaaaataCATAAGACTTATGTATCACTTAGTGATCGCCAGAAAAGAAGTTGCTCCGGTGATATAATTAATTGTACGTGAATATTGTGACTTTTATAGGTACTAATATGTACAATCGATTATGTACTGTTAATCAACGGTTAACTCAAGCAATCCTATTCATACGACACGCTTCAAATGCAGCTAAAGATTCCACCTTAGCCCAGAACTATTGCATGAATCTGGTCAGGTAAGAAGTTGAATCCTTTTAAATCTTTCCTCTAACGaagttttgaatgaattttcaaataacttCCAGGCAATACGACAAGGAGAACTTCCTGTGCACATTGTTGCTGAAAAATCCCGAACGGCGGAGCGCTTTGGCCATCCGGGCGTTCAATGTGGAAATCGCGCGCATTACCGGAACCGTGTCCGATGATAAAATCGGCCAAATGAGGCTGAAGTTCTGGGAGGACACCATCGACAAGCTGTTCAAGAATGATCTGAAGCACGTTCCGGAGCAGCCGGTTATCCAGGAGCTAAAGAACGTAATTGATGGCCAAAACAAGCTAACGAAACGGTACTTCCAGCGATTGATTTCCGCTCGGTTGAATGCCAATTTACGATTTGTGACCACGAAGCAGATGGAGGAATATGCGGAGAACTCCGTTTGCAGTGTGCTTTATTTGCTGTTGGAGGCACACGGAGTGCGAAATGTCCACGCGGACCATGCGGCTTCCCATCTGGGTAAAGCGCAAGGAATAGTCAACCTGTTGCGTTCGATTCCCTACCAGGAGCGGAGGAACGTGGTTCCGGTGCCGCAGGAAGTGCTCATGCAGCACGGAGTCAGCCAGGAACGGGTGCTGCGGAATCGCAAAGAGGACAAAGGAGTGGAAGAGGTGATCTTCCAGCTGGCAGGACTGGCTCATCAGCATCTGGAGAAGGCGCGGAAATTGGCTGCATCGATACCCAAGCAAGCGAAGCCGGTTCTTTTGCCCGGGGTGG is a genomic window containing:
- the LOC5571324 gene encoding NADH dehydrogenase (ubiquinone) complex I, assembly factor 6 homolog codes for the protein MYNRLCTVNQRLTQAILFIRHASNAAKDSTLAQNYCMNLVRQYDKENFLCTLLLKNPERRSALAIRAFNVEIARITGTVSDDKIGQMRLKFWEDTIDKLFKNDLKHVPEQPVIQELKNVIDGQNKLTKRYFQRLISARLNANLRFVTTKQMEEYAENSVCSVLYLLLEAHGVRNVHADHAASHLGKAQGIVNLLRSIPYQERRNVVPVPQEVLMQHGVSQERVLRNRKEDKGVEEVIFQLAGLAHQHLEKARKLAASIPKQAKPVLLPGVATGRYLERLRKANFHITDSRLLQKDAMLPLVIYWNHFRGKF